In Bradyrhizobium guangdongense, the sequence GCGGGCTGCTGGTGACGCTGGTGATCGCGATCACCGGCATCGTGGCGTCATTGCCGATCGGCGTTGCGCTGGCGCTCGGCCGGCGATCGACCATTCCCCTGATCCGGATCTTCTCGATTATCTATATCGAATTCTGGCGCGGCGTGCCGTTGATCACCGTGCTGTTTTTTGCAACCTACATGCTGCCTCTGTTCCTGCCGGGCAATTTCACCGTCGACGGCTTGGTGCGCGCACTGATCGGCGTGTCGCTGTTCACCGGCGCCTATCAGGCCGAGAATCTGCGTGGCGGTCTGGCGGCGGTGCCGCGCGGGCAGGGCGAGGCGGCCTCCGCGCTCGGCCTGTCCTGGTGGAAGACCACTTCGCTGATCGTGCTGCCGCAGGCACTGCGCCACGTCATCCCCGCCATCGTCAACAGCTTCATCTCGCTGTTCAAGGACACCTCGCTGGTCTCGATCGTCGCGCTGTTCGATCTGCTCGGCTCGCTGCGCGCCTCTTTCGCCGATCCGGTCTGGACCACGCCCTCGACCGCCTTCACCGGCTTCGCCTTCACCGGCATCATCTACTTTAGCTTCTGCTTCGGCATGTCGCGCTACTCGCTCTTCGGCGAGCGCCGTCTGAACGCCCACCGTCGCAACTGATGGAGCTCACCATGTCCGACCCCATCGTCAAGATTTCCGGCCTGAACAAATGGTACGGCGACTTTCATGTGCTGCGCGACATCGACCTCGAGGTCGAGAAGGGCGAGCGCATCGTGATCTGCGGTCCGTCCGGTTCGGGCAAGTCGACGCTGATCCGCTGCATCAACGCGCTGGAGGAATTCCAGGAGGGCGAGATCGTCGTTGATGGCATCGAGCTCGGGCCGAACCTCAAGCATGTCGATGCGGTGCGCCGCGAAGTCGGCATGGTGTTCCAGAGTTTCAATCTGTTTCCGCATCTCACCGTGCTGGACAATTGCACGCTGGCGCCGATCTGGGTGCGCAACATTCCCAAGAAGGATGCCGAGGAGACCGCGATGAAATTCCTGGAGCGGGTCAAGATCCCGCACCAGGCCAATAAGTTTCCCGGTCAGATGTCGGGCGGTCAGCAGCAGCGGGTCGCGATCGCGCGCGCCCTGACGATGAACCCGAAGGTGATGCTGTTCGACGAGCCGACCTCGGCGCTCGACCCCGAAATGGTCAAGGAGGTTCTCGACACCATGGTCGACCTCGCCAAGGAGGGCATGACCATGCTGGTCGTGACCCACGAGATGGGCTTTGCCCGGGAGGTCGCCAACCGCGTCGTGTTCATGGATGCCGGCCAGATCATCGAGGCCAACACGCCGAACGAGTTTTTCGCCACGCCCCAGCACGCCCGCACGAAACTGTTCCTGAGCCAGATCCTGCGCTGAAGTCCGGGAGCGCGTCCGATCTGGTGTGAGCGGCTTGGCGTCGACCGCCTGGCGCTAGACGAACGGCAGCTTGATGTTGCTGCGCTTCTCCAGCCATTCCGGCACCGGCAGGTTCTTGGCGCGCATGAAGTCGGCGTTGAACAGCTTGGACTGGTAGCGGCTGCCGGAATCGCAGAGCACGGTGACGATGGTCTTGCCCGGCCCAAGCTGCTTTGCCAGCCGCATCGCGCCGACAATGTTGATGCCGGACGAGCCGCCGAGGCACAGGCCTTCGTGCTGGAGCAACTCGTAGATGACAGTGACAGCTTCGGCATCGGGAACGAGGAACGCATCATCGACCTTCGCACTCTCGACGATCGCGGTCTTGCGGCCGAGCCCGATGCCCTCAGTGATGGAGTCACCGGGCGTCGCCTTGGCTTCACCGGTCCTGAAATATTCGAACATGCCGGCGCCATGCGGATCGGCGCAGGCAATCCGGATGTTCTTGTTCTTCTCTTTCAGATAGCGGCTGGTGCCGGCCAGCGTGCCGCCGCTGCCGACCGAGCAGACGAAGCCGTCGATGTTGCCGCCGGTCTGCTCCCAGATCTCGGGACCGGTCGAGTCGTAATGCGCCTTGGCATTGTCGAGGTTGTTCCACTGATCCGCGAACAGCACGCCGTTCGGTTCGGTCTTACGCAGCTCGTCGGCCAAGCGGCGCCCGACATGCTGGTAGTTGTTCGGATTGGAGTAGGGCAGTGCCGGCGATTCCAGGAGCTCGGCGCCGCACAGCTTCAGGAAGTCCTTTTTCTCCTGGCTCTGAGTCTCCGGAATCACGATCAGCGTGCGATAGCCTCGCGCGCTGGCCACCACCGCAAGGCCGATTCCGGTGTTGCCGGCGGTCGCTTCCACCACAAGGCCGCCCGGCTTCAGCTCGCCGCGCTTCTCGGCTTCCAGGATCATCCATTTGCCGGCGCGATCCTTGACCGACTGACCGGGATTCATGAACTCGGCCTTGCCGAGGATGGTGCAGCCGGTCAGTTCGGAGGCGCGCTTGAGCTTGATGAGCGGAGTGTTGCCGATGGCGTCGACAACGTCGTTTTTGATGGTCATGTCAGGCAATTACCGGCTGGTTCACGATATGGGCGCGACCCTAAAGTAGGGTCGCCGGCCACACAAGGCGAGGGCGCAAACTCTTATTGCTGCTTTGCGAAGATGACCTGCCGGACGTCGATGTTGCCGGAGAGGAATCCGGCCTCGCAATAGGCGAGATAGTACTCCCACAGCCGCCGGAACCGGTCGTCGAAACCGAGCGGCACGAGACCTGGCCAAGCCGCACGGAAATTATTTCGCCAGGTGGCGAGCGTCTTGGCATAATCTTGTCCAAAGATGCGCTCGCGGATAACAGGAACGCCAAACCGCTCTCCCAGCGACTTCAAGATCGCCGGCGAGGGCAGCATGCCCCCAGGAAAGACATAGCGCTGGATGAAGTCGACCTCGCGCCGGTAGCCCTGGAAAAGCGTGTCCTGGATCGTGATGGCCTGGATGCCGGCCAACCCGCCGGGCAGCAGCCGGTCACGTAACTGGGCGAAATAGCGCGGCCAGAACTGCTCGCCGACCGCCTCGATCATCTCGATCGAAGCGATCCGGTCGTAACGATCGCGCTCGTCGCGATAGTCCTGGAGCCGGATCTCGACCTTCTCGGCGAGGCCCGCCTCAAAGATGCGCTTTTGCGCAAAGTCGCGCTGCTCGGTCGAGATCGTCAACCCAACCACGCGCGCGCCAAAAGTCTTGGCCGCAAATTCGGCGAAGCCGCCCCAGCCACAGCCGATCTCGAGCAGCTTCTGGCCTGGCTTCAGATCGATCGCCTCGGCGAGGCGGCGATATTTGTTGGTCTGCGCGGCCGTGAGATCTGCGGTCGATTCCTCGAACAAGGCGGACGAATAGGTCATGCTCGGATCGAGCCAGGCCGCGTAGAACGCGTTGCCGATGTCGTAGTGGGCGTGGATGTTGCGCCTTGCCTGACGAGGGGTGTTGCGGTTGAACCAGTGCTGCACCATCTGCACGAACCGCATCAAGGGCTTGTCGCGCAGCATGGCCTGGATCAGGTCGTGGTTGACGCAGAACAGGTAGAGAAATTGCGTGAGATCAGGCGTATCCCAGTCGCCGGCGAGATAGGCTTCGGCAATGCCGATGTCGCCGCCGTTGATCAGGCGCGAGGCGAAGCCGTAATTGTGCAGGCGCATGACCGCGTTTGGACCCGGCTCAACTCCGCCGAGCCTGATCACGCGCCCATCGGGCAGAGTGACATCGAGGGTGCCCCGCCGCAGTCGCGAGCCGAAGGTGAGCGCAAGGCGCACGATGCGCGGCAGGTCCGCGAGCACTGTTTCGACGTCATCAGGTGTCACCGAGATAGCATTCGGCATCGGCAGATCCACGACTCCAACGGATACTGTCCGAGCGCGCCCATCCCGCTCCTATCGCTGCACCCGAGCGCGCCCCGGCAAACGGTCAGCGATCAATAATATAGGGACGTGTTTTGCCGCGTGCCAAGGACCGTTAGTGGATCGCGCCGGGAAAGCGTGCAGGCTGCCGCATTGCCGGCAATTCCCGTTCCGACGACCCCGATGCGCATTGTGGAAGTGGCCTGCCTCGCGTGACGCAGCTAAGGTGCGTTGCGGTGCAGGTTTCGTTGGAGCCAGCTCCGGTTCGGCGGCTTCGGGGCAAGTGTGGCTGCAATATCACATGAAATCTTGGTAAGCTTGATCGCGTTTCCGGATATTTCGGAAATGGAAGAAGTGATTGCGAGACGGGGACATCTTTCATTCCAATGACCCCGGCATCGCCTCATCGAGCCGTGCGCTTCGCAAGTGCGGGACTGTCCCGCAGTTCCGCGCCCGGCTAATATGGGTTTCAGGTTGCGCAGAAAGCATCACGCTGTGAACGAGTTACAGAGAGGCCTCCGGCCGTCCGCCCGCGAATCGGCGATCCGGCCGCGCGGCGGTGGCACGATCAGCCCGGTGGAGGGTTGGACGTGACACAGCGGATTCCAGCCATGCGGCAGTTGATCGGATCGGCATCCCGGACGCTGCGTGCGGTCGCGGTGGTGTGCCTTGCGTCGAGCTCGGGTGCCTGCGTGCTGACCCAGGACCTGCCCGATCCCGCACTGGATGTGCCCGCGCAATACAAATACGCCGGGAAGGTCGATGCGCCGCCATCGCTGGATTGGTGGCGCGGCTTCCGCTCGGCGGAGCTGACGCAGCTGATGGAGGAGGCGCAAACCGTCAATCTCGACATCGCCGCCGCCGTCTCGCGCATCGTCGAGGCCGACGCGCAGGCGCGGCAGGCAGGCGCAGCGTTGTTGCCGAGCCTGTCGGGGACGGGACAAGAGGCTTATTCGCGCACCTCCGGCTCCTCGGCCTCGGGACTGACCAATGGCGGCCGCGAGGTCGTCAATTACCAGGCTTCGCTGAGCGCCAGCTACCAGCTCGACTTCTGGGGGCAGAACCGCGACGCGCTGCAAACGGCGGAGGAGACCGCCCATGCCAGCCGCTTCGATCGCGACACCGTCGCGCTGACGACGCTTGCCGCCGTTGCCAATGCCTATTTCCAGGTGCTCGTCTCGCAGGACCGGCTGCGCACGGCCCAGCGCAACATCGCCAGTGCCCAGCGCATTCTCGATGCCATTCGCGAGCGCCGCAAGGCGGGGACGGGAACCGATCTCGACGTCGCCCAGCAGGAGAGCGTGCTGGCGAACCAGAAGGCGCTGGTGCCGCCGCTGCGCCAGACCCTCGACCAGAATACCAATGCACTGGCGGTGCTGGTGTCGCGCCCGCCGGAGAGCGTGCGCCTCGCGGGCGGCTCGCTGGACAGGATTGCGATCCCACGCGTCACGCCTGGCTTGCCGTCGGAGCTGTTGACGCAGCGACCCGACATCCGCCGGCAAGAAGCCCAGCTTGCCTCAGCCACCGCCAATATCGGCAATGCCCGCGCGCAGTTCTTCCCGACCATCCAGCTCACCGGCAATGGCGGCTATCAGAGCTCGGCGCTGGTCTCCCTGTTCCAGCCGCACGCGGCCTTCTTCCAGCTGGTCGGCAGCGCGACGCAGCCGATCTTCGACGGCGGCAAGATCCTCGGCAATTTCGAATATGCCAAGGCACGGCAGGACGAGTTGCTGCAGACCTACCGCAAGACCATCGTCCAGGCCTTCACCGACGTGGACAATGCGCTGTTTTCGATCAAGCAGACCACGATCAAGCTGCAATTGCAGCGTGATGTCCTCAACGCCTCGCGCCGAGCCTTCGACCTGTCGGAGCAGCAATTGCGCGCCGGCACCGCCGACATCGTCACCGTGCTCAACACCCAGCTGACCCTGTTCACGGCGGAAGACGCCCTGTCACAGGCGCAACTCGCGCGCCTTCTTGCCATTGTCAGCCTGTATCAGGCGCTTGGCGGCGGCTGGGAGCCGCGAATGGAGAAGCCGGTCAATGCTCTTTAAGCCGGATACGAAGCAAGGCGCTCAAGAAGGCGCGAAAGGCGGGGCGGCGAAAAAATCGCGCGGCCGCGGCTTCCTCATGACGCTGATCACGCTCGCGATCCTCGGCGGCCTCGGTTATCTCGGCTGGACCGTGTGGCACCAGCAGCCGCAGCAGCAAGCCGGCTTCGGTCGTGGCCAGCAGCGCCCGGATCTGCCGGTGCCGGTGCTGGCGGCAATGCCCAGGGTCCAGGATGTTCCTGTTTATCTCGACGGCGTCGGCGCGATCCGGGCGCTCAACACGGTCACGGTGCGCTCGCAGGTCGACGGCAAGCTGATCGCGGTGAAGTTCACCGAAGGCCAGGACGTCAAGAAAGGCGACGTGCTCGGCGAGATCGATCCGGCGCTTTATCAGGCGACCTATGACCAGGCCGTCGCCAAGAAGGCGCAGGACGAAGCCCAGCTCGCCAACCAGCGGATCGACCTGACGCGCTATGAGCAGCTCGCCGCGTCCAACGCCGGCTCCAAGCAGCAGGCCGACACCCAGCGCGCCGCGGTCGCGCAGACGGAGGCGCTGGTCAAGGCGGACCAGGCGGCGATCGACAATGCGGCGGCGACGCTGAGCTACACCAAGATCGTCGCGCCGATCTCGGGCCGCGTCGGTCTGCGCCAGGTCGATCAGGGCAACATCATCCACGCGGCCGACACCACCGGCCTCGTCGTCATCACGCAATTGCAGCCGATCGCGGTGTGGTTCAGTCTGCCGCAGCAGCAGATCATGCGCGTCAATGCGGCCGCCGCGAAAGGCGCGCTGTCGGTCGACGTGTTCGGCAACGACGGCGTCACGGTGATCGACACCGGCAAGCTCACCGGCATCGACAACCAGGTGGACCAGACCACCGGCACGCTCAAGCTCAAGGCCGAATTCCCCAATGCCGATTACCAGCTCTGGCCGGGCCAGTTCGTCAATGTCCGCCTCAAGGTCGAGACCTTGACGCATGCGCTGGTGGTGCCGACATCGGCGGTGCAGCGCGGACCGATCGGCACCTTCAGCTACGTCATCGGCGAGGGTGACATCGTCTCGGCCAAACCCGTGACGGTGACTCAGCAGAACGAGCACGACGCGGTGATCGCGAGCGGTCTGACGGCGAACGACAAGGTCGTCACCACGGGCTTTGCCAATCTGTCCGACGGCTCCAAGGTCATCATCGGCCGTGACGAGCAGACGCCGTCGGCCGATCTCGCCCCGCGCAAGCGCACGCGTGCGCCGGATGCTCAGAAAAAGGACGGCCAGAAGGACGGCCAGAGCAAGGACAGCGAGTTCCGTGCCAAGCGGAAGAGCAGCGAAGGCGACCAGAAGGGCCAGACTGGACCTGCACCGGGGCCAGGGGCAAGTCCGAGTGCATCGGGACCTGGAGCCAAGCAGCCATGATCCCGACAACAGCCGCTTGAGCAGCAGGCGTAACCCATGGGTGTCTCCGAACCCTTCATTCGCCGGCCCATCGCGACCTCGCTGCTCGGCATTGCGCTGCTCATCGGCGGGCTGCTGGGCTATTTCGCGCTGCCGGTCTCCGCCCTGCCGCAGGTCGACTTCCCGACGGTGCAGGTGACGACGCAGCTGCCGGGCGCGAGCCCGGACGTGATCGCCTCGCTGATCACGGCGCCCCTGGAGCGGCAGCTCGGCCAGATCCCGTCGCTGACGGCGATGAATTCGACGAGTTCGTTCGGCGTCAGCCAGATCTCGCTCCAGTTCGACCTCAACCGCGACATCGACGGCGCCACCCAAGACGTGCAGGCCGCGATCAACGCCGCCGCCGGCGTCCTGCCCAAGACGCTGCCTTATCCGCCGACCTACGCCAAGGTGAATCCGGCGGACGCGCCCGTGATGACGCTCGCGCTGCGCTCGGACACGATCTCGCTGCGGGCGATGAGCGACATCGCCGACACGCTGCTGGCACAGCGCCTCAGCCAGATCTCCGGCGTCGGCCGTGTCTCGGTGCTCGGCGGGTTGAAGCCGGCCGTACGCATCCAGGCCGATCTGGCGCGCCTTGCGGCCTACGGCATCGCGATGGAGGATCTGCGCACCGCGATCGCCAATGCCAACGTCTCCGGGCCCAAGGGCTCGCTCGACGGCGCCCAGCAATCCTACATCATCGCCGCCAACGACCAGATCGCCGCCGCCGACGCCTACAGGCCGATCATCATCGCCTATCGCAACGGCTCGCCGGTGACGATCAGCGACGTCGCGCAGATCGTCGATGGGCTTGAGAACGACCGCACCGGCGGCTGGTACCAGGGCACGCCGGCCGTCATCATCGACATCCAGCGACAGCCTGGCGCCAATGTGATCGACGTCGTCAAACAGATCCGAGCCGAAATCCCGAGGGTTCAGCGCGGCATTCCGGCGGGCGTGAATCTCACCATCGTCTCCGACCGCACTGTCACCATTCGCGCTTCGGTCCACGATGTGCAGTTCACGCTGGTCCTCAGCGTGGTGCTGGTGACGCTGGTGGTGCTTCTGTTTCTGCGCTCGTTGCGCGCCACGCTGATCGCGGGCGTAGCGCTGCCGCTGTCGCTGATCACGAGCTTCGGCATCATGTATTTTGCCGGCTTCAGCCTCGACAATCTGTCGCTGATGGCGCTCACGATCGGCACCGGTTTCGTCGTCGACGATGCCATCGTCATGATCGAGAACATCGTCCGCCACATGGAGAATGGCGACAGCGCGATGCAGGCGTCGCTGAAGGGCGCCAGCGAAATCGGATTCACCGTGATCTCGCTGACGGTGTCGCTGATCGCGGTGTTCATCCCGCTCTTGTTCATGTCGGGCCTTGTCGGACGCATGTTCCGCGAATTCGCGCTGACGCTGACCATCGCGGTCGTGACCTCCGCCGTGGTCTCGCTGACGCTGACGCCGATGATGTGCTCGCGGCTGCTTCGGCACGCTCATCAGGAGCTTGCGGTGCCGGGGCTTGCCGCCGTCAGCCGCTTCATCGACCGCACCGTCGAATTCTACCACCGCACACTGCTCTGGGTGCTGGAGCGCCAGCGCGCCACGCTGGCGGTAACCTTTGCGACGCTGGTCGCAACCCTTGTCCTCTATGTCGTCGCGCCCAAGGGGTTCCTGCCGCTTCAGGACACCGCCTCGATCACGGCGGTGACAGAGGCGGGGCCTGATGTCTCCTTTGCGGAGATGCAGAAGCGGCAGGCTGAGGCCGCCGACGCCATCAAGGCCGATCCTGACGTGACAGGTGTGGTCTCGGTCATCGGTGCGGGGTCGGTCAATCCGACCACCAATGTCGGGCGCCTCGTCATGACGCTGAAGCCGCGCGGCGAGCGGCGTGACGATGTCGCCGTGGTCGTGACCCGGCTGAAAGAGCGGGTTTCCGGCATTCCCGGCATGACCGTCTACTTCCAGCCGGTGCAGGATGTGCAGATTTCGACCCAGTCGAGCCGCTCGCAATACCAGTACACGTTGACCGGCACCGATGCGACGTCGGTCTCCGAATGGGCGCGAAAGCTCGTCGACGAGATGCGGCGCGAA encodes:
- a CDS encoding amino acid ABC transporter ATP-binding protein; translation: MSDPIVKISGLNKWYGDFHVLRDIDLEVEKGERIVICGPSGSGKSTLIRCINALEEFQEGEIVVDGIELGPNLKHVDAVRREVGMVFQSFNLFPHLTVLDNCTLAPIWVRNIPKKDAEETAMKFLERVKIPHQANKFPGQMSGGQQQRVAIARALTMNPKVMLFDEPTSALDPEMVKEVLDTMVDLAKEGMTMLVVTHEMGFAREVANRVVFMDAGQIIEANTPNEFFATPQHARTKLFLSQILR
- a CDS encoding cysteine synthase A; the encoded protein is MTIKNDVVDAIGNTPLIKLKRASELTGCTILGKAEFMNPGQSVKDRAGKWMILEAEKRGELKPGGLVVEATAGNTGIGLAVVASARGYRTLIVIPETQSQEKKDFLKLCGAELLESPALPYSNPNNYQHVGRRLADELRKTEPNGVLFADQWNNLDNAKAHYDSTGPEIWEQTGGNIDGFVCSVGSGGTLAGTSRYLKEKNKNIRIACADPHGAGMFEYFRTGEAKATPGDSITEGIGLGRKTAIVESAKVDDAFLVPDAEAVTVIYELLQHEGLCLGGSSGINIVGAMRLAKQLGPGKTIVTVLCDSGSRYQSKLFNADFMRAKNLPVPEWLEKRSNIKLPFV
- a CDS encoding SAM-dependent methyltransferase, producing the protein MPNAISVTPDDVETVLADLPRIVRLALTFGSRLRRGTLDVTLPDGRVIRLGGVEPGPNAVMRLHNYGFASRLINGGDIGIAEAYLAGDWDTPDLTQFLYLFCVNHDLIQAMLRDKPLMRFVQMVQHWFNRNTPRQARRNIHAHYDIGNAFYAAWLDPSMTYSSALFEESTADLTAAQTNKYRRLAEAIDLKPGQKLLEIGCGWGGFAEFAAKTFGARVVGLTISTEQRDFAQKRIFEAGLAEKVEIRLQDYRDERDRYDRIASIEMIEAVGEQFWPRYFAQLRDRLLPGGLAGIQAITIQDTLFQGYRREVDFIQRYVFPGGMLPSPAILKSLGERFGVPVIRERIFGQDYAKTLATWRNNFRAAWPGLVPLGFDDRFRRLWEYYLAYCEAGFLSGNIDVRQVIFAKQQ
- a CDS encoding efflux transporter outer membrane subunit — its product is MRQLIGSASRTLRAVAVVCLASSSGACVLTQDLPDPALDVPAQYKYAGKVDAPPSLDWWRGFRSAELTQLMEEAQTVNLDIAAAVSRIVEADAQARQAGAALLPSLSGTGQEAYSRTSGSSASGLTNGGREVVNYQASLSASYQLDFWGQNRDALQTAEETAHASRFDRDTVALTTLAAVANAYFQVLVSQDRLRTAQRNIASAQRILDAIRERRKAGTGTDLDVAQQESVLANQKALVPPLRQTLDQNTNALAVLVSRPPESVRLAGGSLDRIAIPRVTPGLPSELLTQRPDIRRQEAQLASATANIGNARAQFFPTIQLTGNGGYQSSALVSLFQPHAAFFQLVGSATQPIFDGGKILGNFEYAKARQDELLQTYRKTIVQAFTDVDNALFSIKQTTIKLQLQRDVLNASRRAFDLSEQQLRAGTADIVTVLNTQLTLFTAEDALSQAQLARLLAIVSLYQALGGGWEPRMEKPVNAL
- a CDS encoding efflux RND transporter periplasmic adaptor subunit, with the translated sequence MLFKPDTKQGAQEGAKGGAAKKSRGRGFLMTLITLAILGGLGYLGWTVWHQQPQQQAGFGRGQQRPDLPVPVLAAMPRVQDVPVYLDGVGAIRALNTVTVRSQVDGKLIAVKFTEGQDVKKGDVLGEIDPALYQATYDQAVAKKAQDEAQLANQRIDLTRYEQLAASNAGSKQQADTQRAAVAQTEALVKADQAAIDNAAATLSYTKIVAPISGRVGLRQVDQGNIIHAADTTGLVVITQLQPIAVWFSLPQQQIMRVNAAAAKGALSVDVFGNDGVTVIDTGKLTGIDNQVDQTTGTLKLKAEFPNADYQLWPGQFVNVRLKVETLTHALVVPTSAVQRGPIGTFSYVIGEGDIVSAKPVTVTQQNEHDAVIASGLTANDKVVTTGFANLSDGSKVIIGRDEQTPSADLAPRKRTRAPDAQKKDGQKDGQSKDSEFRAKRKSSEGDQKGQTGPAPGPGASPSASGPGAKQP
- a CDS encoding efflux RND transporter permease subunit, with the translated sequence MGVSEPFIRRPIATSLLGIALLIGGLLGYFALPVSALPQVDFPTVQVTTQLPGASPDVIASLITAPLERQLGQIPSLTAMNSTSSFGVSQISLQFDLNRDIDGATQDVQAAINAAAGVLPKTLPYPPTYAKVNPADAPVMTLALRSDTISLRAMSDIADTLLAQRLSQISGVGRVSVLGGLKPAVRIQADLARLAAYGIAMEDLRTAIANANVSGPKGSLDGAQQSYIIAANDQIAAADAYRPIIIAYRNGSPVTISDVAQIVDGLENDRTGGWYQGTPAVIIDIQRQPGANVIDVVKQIRAEIPRVQRGIPAGVNLTIVSDRTVTIRASVHDVQFTLVLSVVLVTLVVLLFLRSLRATLIAGVALPLSLITSFGIMYFAGFSLDNLSLMALTIGTGFVVDDAIVMIENIVRHMENGDSAMQASLKGASEIGFTVISLTVSLIAVFIPLLFMSGLVGRMFREFALTLTIAVVTSAVVSLTLTPMMCSRLLRHAHQELAVPGLAAVSRFIDRTVEFYHRTLLWVLERQRATLAVTFATLVATLVLYVVAPKGFLPLQDTASITAVTEAGPDVSFAEMQKRQAEAADAIKADPDVTGVVSVIGAGSVNPTTNVGRLVMTLKPRGERRDDVAVVVTRLKERVSGIPGMTVYFQPVQDVQISTQSSRSQYQYTLTGTDATSVSEWARKLVDEMRREPLFRDVSSEAQEGGLRAQLDVDRTRAGQLGVSLQTITDTLNDAFAQRQISTIYGQANQYRVVLEALPMYQRDPSILSKLYLPGGASATVGAPNAQVPLSAVATLKRTTAPLAISHQAQFPAISLSFNLAPGAALGDAVEAVKTIETRIGMPNSIVGVYAGDAAEFAKALAGQPWLLLAAVITIYIVLGVLYESYIHPITILSTLPSAGVGAILALILCGQDLSVIGLIGIILLMGIVKKNAIMMIDFALEAERGQGMPAHEAIVQACLLRFRPIMMTTLAALFGALPLAIESGTGAELRFPLGISIIGGLLLSQLLTLYTTPVIYLALDRINRRLEQALPPPEPDAPTAGATEGMQ